From the Temnothorax longispinosus isolate EJ_2023e chromosome 6, Tlon_JGU_v1, whole genome shotgun sequence genome, one window contains:
- the Polybromo gene encoding protein polybromo-1 isoform X1, producing the protein MNKRRRTSSVASRGTEDDSDDVPPEPTKRRKKLDPSDLCQQLYDILRNQKKEDGSLLCDAFIRVPKRRQEPGYYEVVSNPIDLLKVQQKLKTDEYRDMDDLAADIQLMVNNAKAFYMRTSPEYKDATELWELCVNTKNRIMEEYEEPEPKGKLILKVGRLARKVTTRQDDAEDTSESSTNLDEETMQLFEDLFAAVMTATDPTDNNRPLHIMFQLKPSKKLYPEYYDVIETPIDLKTIARKIQEGAYSSLGDMEKDLMLMCRNACQFNEPGSQIYKDAKLLKKIITAAARRQDGGFGNTLKIATTAPSTRSKRGSRTMAQSLIAQTAALPDEDDESDDEEEEPAETEEADNPQWQLFQTIRTAPNNQGVRMSEYFWKLPSKRLYPDYYKMIKNPISLLQIRTKIKKGEYGTVSEVAGDMNIMFENAKKYNMHTSRLYKCAVKLQKIMQEKVQELLEFDQDSDSDSESENSLQQPKLIKRASNLLTRGKYKDNIPLKKRLHALVKCVMEYCEDGRQPMLMFMEKPSKKLYPDYYQVIAEPIDMLAIEANIKVEKYQSENELILDFKLMFNNCRQYNEEGSLIYEDANTLEKVLMDKVKELGPLPDNPRSKSTASTPTRNVGRPKKVIPVHLQKLRTLYDTIKDYHDAKGRQLSLIFMKLPNKNEYPDYYEVIKQPIHMEKIASTLKNNGYDNLDELVSDFILMFDNACKYNEPDSQIYKDALILQRLVLQSKLQLSEDEESVPDVSAAIQEILATIFTALYNHQDEEGRCYSDSMAELPEHDIVDGKKVRGLSLDLIKRRLDRGVYKRLDRFQEDVFTCLERARRLSRTDSQPFEDSVELQAFFLRTRDEVTRGGELLQSPALNYTLLELSTQVAELKRIKQQQELNLPNEDESCDGNETKDSETNTNETNNTDNGGSMSFNQEVYRAGDFTYIEPTERGMEYSVVLIERLWTNADGQQMLYGNLFYRPSETYHVASRKFLDKELFKSDAHVAVPLAKVAGRCCVLSVKDYFRMQPEGFQEKDVYVCESRYSTKARAFKKIKVWNFDPDHLTLVSREKPLEPKRVISVYKERLEKHKEEIAELEEGEKLMEKERPNVILYNPEDTENTYYEQYSMCVGSVKTGDFVYVATDGGRQQIAQVDSIWSTKDGKCYFKGPWLLMPTEVPHAPTKLFYKQELFLSTVDGTHPIVAIVGKCAVLDYGDYICSRPTEIPEDDVYICESFYDESKSLIKKFGQEGLKKFNHTPAVTEDEIYFFRRSINPAKVSSDVAQTQSQVKSVTPSSAQFEMEASPLLPKLEPDVLSMGVGLGVGVGVGVGEDSMDAGGPPSVGSTEAQPVLSNTQTPVSTKKKTAGKKLVTGYILYSSKMRTQITQNNPESSFGEISRIVGNEWRKLPAGEKQAWEERAIKMNEDGGQLKGTTSVGTNSTQDVVYECCWDKCDWQFEDMTDCIDHCIAEQDGHVQSSFVNAPSDVEFQCQWRGCGRTKKSVPPFPSVQRLARHVKEVHILKSHGRIIPPSERSRNYMASKGPTVLPPMETETSAAATQTSSLPATKQPEPMFVAVPPRPSRVLHSDAYLRYIEGLNVENRYISNWDKQMNANPDNTQIPDVTKLPAEWLGNGVGNHGNVVNALWTLRNMMMRDVLAINKTL; encoded by the exons ATGAACAAGCGGCGTAGAACGTCGTCGGTGGCGAGTCGCGGCACCGAGGACGACAGCGACGACGTCCCGCCCGAGCCAACGAAGAGGAGGAAAAAACTGGATCCT AGCGACCTGTGCCAACAACTGTACGATATACTTCGCAATCAGAAGAAGGAGGATGGATCCCTGTTGTGCGACGCGTTTATACGTGTCCCGAAACGCCGGCAGGAGCCGGGATACTACGAGGTTGTCTCCAATCCTATAGATCTGTTGAAAGTGCAGCAGAAGCTGAAAACGGACGAGTATCGCGATATGGACGACCTAGCCGCTGATATTCAGCTTATGGTGAACAACGCCAAAGCTTTCTACATG cgtACCTCCCCTGAATACAAAGATGCGACTGAACTGTGGGAACTGTGTGTAAATACTAAAAATCGTATCATGGAGGAGTACGAAGAGCCAGAACCTAAGGGAAAACTTATTCTAAAAGTTGGCAGattg GCGCGTAAAGTAACGACGCGACAAGACGATGCGGAAGATACTTCGGAAAGTTCTACGAATCTCGACGAGGAAACTATGCAGCTATTCGAAGATTTGTTTGCGGCGGTTATGACAGCGACTGATCCCACTGACAATAACAGACCTCTTCATATTATGTTTCAACTCAAACCGTCTAAAAAG CTTTATCCCGAATATTACGACGTCATCGAGACCCCGATCGATTTGAAGACCATCGCGAGGAAGATTCAAGAGGGTGCATATAGCTCACTCGGCGATATGGAGAAAGATCTAATGCTCATGTGCCGTAACGCCTGTCAATTTAACGAGCCTGGCTCGCAGATTTATAAGGATGCCAAACttttgaaaaagataattaccGCAGCCGCGAGAAGACAAGACGGCGGATTTGGCAATACCCTTAAGATCGCTACAACCGCACCGTCGACTAGAAGCAAAAGGGGCAGTCGTACCATGGCGCAGTCATTAATAGCACAAACTGCAGCATTACCCGACGAAGATGATGAGAGCGACGACGAGGAAGAAGAACCCGCTGAGACTGAGGAAGCTGATAATCCACAATGGCAATTATTTCAAACCATTCGGACAGCTCCTAATAATCAAG GTGTAAGGATGAGCGAATATTTTTGGAAGCTTCCATCAAAGAGATTATATCCTGATTACTATAAGATGATTAAAAATCCTATATCTTTATTACAAATACGTACAAAGATAAAG AAAGGCGAATATGGTACTGTTAGTGAAGTAGCTGGAGATATGAATATCATGTTTGAGAATGCTAAGAAATATAACATGCATACTTCTCGACTATACAAG TGTGCtgttaaattgcaaaaaataatgcaGGAGAAAGTACAAGAACTCTTAGAATTCGATCAG GACTCCGATTCGGATAGCGAATCCGAGAACAGTTTGCAGCAACCTAAATTGATTAAACGTGCGTCGAATTTGTTGACACGAGGGAAATACAAAGACAATATACCATTGAAGAAGAGATTGCACGCATTAGTCAAGTGTGTTATGGAATAC TGTGAAGACGGTCGGCAGCCTATGTTAATGTTTATGGAGAAGccttccaaaaaattatatccgGACTACTATCAAGTGATAGCGGAACCCATAGACATGCTGGCGATCGAAGCTAATATTAAAGTGGAGAAATATCAAAGCGAAAACGAATTGATACTGGATTTTAAG TTGATGTTTAATAATTGCCGTCAATACAACGAGGAAGGTTCATTGATATATGAAGACGCTAATACATTGGAGAAAGTTTTGATGGATAAGGTAAAAGAATTAGGACCCTTGCCGGATAATCCTAGATCCAAATCCACCGCATCGACCCCAACCAGAAACGTCGG GAGACCGAAAAAAGTGATACCGGTTCATCTGCAAAAATTACGAACCCTGTACGATACTATAAAAGACTACCACGATGCAAAAGGGAGGCAGTTATCtctaattttcatgaaattaccaaataaaaatgaatatccAGATTATTACGAGGTGATAAAGCAGCCTATACATATGGAGAAGATAGCTTCGACTTTGAAGAATAACGGATACGACAACTTGGACGAGTTGGTGtccgattttatattaatgtttgacAACGCTTGCAAGTATAACGAGCCGGACTCGCAAATATACAAG GACGCCTTGATACTTCAAAGATTAGTGCTGCAAAGTAAACTGCAACTGAGCGAGGATGAGGAGAGTGTACCTGACGTGTCGGCTGCCATCCAAGAGATCCTGGCGACGATATTTACCGCGCTTTACAATCATCAGGATGAGGAGGGAAGATGTTACTCCGATTCTATGGCAGAGCTGCCGGAGCACGATATCGTCGACGGCAAAAA ggtACGAGGGCTGTCGTTAGATCTGATTAAGAGGAGATTGGATCGAGGAGTTTACAAAAGGCTGGATCGATTTCAAGAAGACGTTTTCACATGCTTGGAGAGAGCACGGAGGTTATCGCGCACAGACTCGCAACCGTTCGAAGACAGCGTGGAACTCCAGGCATTTTTCCTACGCACTCGTGATGAAGTGACTCGCGGGGGAGAACTATTACAGTCGCCGGCGTTAAATTACACCCTCCTAGAGCTGTCTACTCAGGTAGCGGAACTTAAAAGGATAAAACAGCAGCAAGAATTGAATCTACCTAACGAAGACGAAAGTTGCGATGGAAATGAGACAAAG GACTCTGAAACAAATAcgaatgaaacaaataataccGATAATGGAGGTTCTATGAGTTTCAATCAAGAAGTATACAGGGCTGGTGACTTTACATACATCGAGCCTACGGAGAGGGGCATGGAATATAGCGTTGTTCTCATAGAAAGACTTTGGACCAACGCGGATGGCCAGCAGATGTTGTAcgggaatttattttatagaccCAGCGAAACGTATCACGTGGCATCACGAAAATTTCTGGACAAGGAATTATTTAAGAGCGACGCTCACGTAGCGGTACCCTTAGCGAAAGTAGCCGGCAGATGTTGCGTTCTAAGTGTAAAGGATTATTTTCGAATGCAGCCTGAAGGCTTCCAGGAAAAGGATGTTTACGTATGCGAATCACGTTACTCCACAAAAGCCCGAGCGTTCAAGAAGATCAAGGTCTGGAATTTCGATCCCGATCACTTGACTTTGGTTTCCAGAGAAAAACCATTAGAACCGAAACGAGTGATATCGGTGTATAAAGAACGATTGGAGAAACATAAAGAAGAAATCGCCGAGTTGGAGGAGggagaaaaattaatggaaaagGAAAGACCT AATGTGATACTATATAACCCGGAAGACACGGAGAACACGTATTACGAACAGTACAGCATGTGCGTGGGATCTGTGAAAACCGGCGATTTTGTTTACGTAGCGACAGACGGAGGCAGGCAACAAATAGCACAGGTCGATTCTATATGGTCAACCAAAGA CGGGAAGTGTTATTTCAAGGGCCCATGGTTATTGATGCCTACAGAAGTGCCACATGCGCctacgaaattattttataagcaaGAATTGTTTTTATCTACCGTAGATGGTACTCATCCCATAGTAGCTATTGTTGGAAAGTGTGCCGTCCTTGATTACGGAGACTATATATGTA GCAGACCGACGGAGATACCGGAGGACGACGTGTACATTTGCGAATCGTTTTACGACGAGAGTAAGAGCTTGATAAAAAAGTTTGGCCAAGAGGGTTTAAAGAAGTTCAATCACACGCCAGCGGTGACCGAAGACGAGATCTACTTCTTCCGAAGGTCCATTAATCCTGCGAAA GTTTCGAGCGACGTGGCTCAGACGCAAAGTCAAGTCAAGTCCGTCACGCCCAGCTCGGCTCAATTTGAAATG GAAGCGTCACCATTGTTACCGAAGCTGGAACCAGATGTACTAAGCATGGGGGTAGGATTAGGAGTGGGAGTGGGAGTAGGAGTTGGGGAAGACAGCATGGATGCTGGTGGTCCACCATCCGTTGGATCTACGGAAGCTCAACCGGTGCTCTCCAATACTCAGACACCTGTGTCGACTAAGAAG AAAACGGCGGGTAAGAAATTAGTTACGGGCTATATTTTGTATTCGAGTAAAATGCGAACGCAGATTACACAAAACAATCCTGAATCGTCCTTCGGAGAGATTAGCAGAATTGTTGGCAACGag TGGAGGAAATTGCCGGCGGGAGAGAAGCAAGCATGGGAGGAGCGGGCGATCAAGATGAACGAGGACGGCGGCCAGCTGAAGGGCACGACTTCGGTGGGCACGAACTCCACGCAGGACGTCGTGTACGAGTGCTGCTGGGACAAGTGCGACTGGCAGTTCGAGGACATGACCGATTGCATCGATCACTGCATCGCGGAACAGGACGGTCATGTGCAATCGTCGTTCGTAAACGCTCCTAGCG ATGTGGAATTTCAGTGCCAGTGGCGTGGCTGCGGCCGAACGAAGAAATCTGTCCCGCCGTTCCCGAGTGTGCAGAGACTCGCGAGGCACGTTAAGGAGGTGCATATTCTCAAGTCGCACGGGCGCATAATACCACCTTCCGAGAGAAGCAG GAATTACATGGCCTCGAAAGGACCCACGGTACTGCCGCCGATGGAGACAg AAACTTCAGCTGCCGCAACTCAGACAAGCAGCTTGCCCGCCACTAAACAACCAGAGCCGATGTTCGTCGCGGTACCACCGAGACCAAGTCGCGTATTGCATTCGGACGCTTATCTGAG GTATATCGAGGGTCTAAACGTAGAGAATCGCTACATATCAAATTGGGATAAGCAGATGAACGCCAATCCGGATAATACGCAGATCCCCGATGTGACGAAACTACCGGCCGAGTGGCTGGGTAACGGCGTTGGGAACCATGGGAATGTGGTAAACGCCTTGTGGACACTCAGAAACATGATGATGCGGGATGTGTTAGCCatcaataaaactttatag
- the Polybromo gene encoding protein polybromo-1 isoform X4, giving the protein MNKRRRTSSVASRGTEDDSDDVPPEPTKRRKKLDPSDLCQQLYDILRNQKKEDGSLLCDAFIRVPKRRQEPGYYEVVSNPIDLLKVQQKLKTDEYRDMDDLAADIQLMVNNAKAFYMRTSPEYKDATELWELCVNTKNRIMEEYEEPEPKGKLILKVGRLARKVTTRQDDAEDTSESSTNLDEETMQLFEDLFAAVMTATDPTDNNRPLHIMFQLKPSKKLYPEYYDVIETPIDLKTIARKIQEGAYSSLGDMEKDLMLMCRNACQFNEPGSQIYKDAKLLKKIITAAARRQDGGFGNTLKIATTAPSTRSKRGSRTMAQSLIAQTAALPDEDDESDDEEEEPAETEEADNPQWQLFQTIRTAPNNQGVRMSEYFWKLPSKRLYPDYYKMIKNPISLLQIRTKIKKGEYGTVSEVAGDMNIMFENAKKYNMHTSRLYKCAVKLQKIMQEKVQELLEFDQDSDSDSESENSLQQPKLIKRASNLLTRGKYKDNIPLKKRLHALVKCVMEYVCEDGRQPMLMFMEKPSKKLYPDYYQVIAEPIDMLAIEANIKVEKYQSENELILDFKLMFNNCRQYNEEGSLIYEDANTLEKVLMDKVKELGPLPDNPRSKSTASTPTRNVGRPKKVIPVHLQKLRTLYDTIKDYHDAKGRQLSLIFMKLPNKNEYPDYYEVIKQPIHMEKIASTLKNNGYDNLDELVSDFILMFDNACKYNEPDSQIYKDALILQRLVLQSKLQLSEDEESVPDVSAAIQEILATIFTALYNHQDEEGRCYSDSMAELPEHDIVDGKKVRGLSLDLIKRRLDRGVYKRLDRFQEDVFTCLERARRLSRTDSQPFEDSVELQAFFLRTRDEVTRGGELLQSPALNYTLLELSTQVAELKRIKQQQELNLPNEDESCDGNETKDSETNTNETNNTDNGGSMSFNQEVYRAGDFTYIEPTERGMEYSVVLIERLWTNADGQQMLYGNLFYRPSETYHVASRKFLDKELFKSDAHVAVPLAKVAGRCCVLSVKDYFRMQPEGFQEKDVYVCESRYSTKARAFKKIKVWNFDPDHLTLVSREKPLEPKRVISVYKERLEKHKEEIAELEEGEKLMEKERPNVILYNPEDTENTYYEQYSMCVGSVKTGDFVYVATDGGRQQIAQVDSIWSTKDGKCYFKGPWLLMPTEVPHAPTKLFYKQELFLSTVDGTHPIVAIVGKCAVLDYGDYICSRPTEIPEDDVYICESFYDESKSLIKKFGQEGLKKFNHTPAVTEDEIYFFRRSINPAKEASPLLPKLEPDVLSMGVGLGVGVGVGVGEDSMDAGGPPSVGSTEAQPVLSNTQTPVSTKKKTAGKKLVTGYILYSSKMRTQITQNNPESSFGEISRIVGNEWRKLPAGEKQAWEERAIKMNEDGGQLKGTTSVGTNSTQDVVYECCWDKCDWQFEDMTDCIDHCIAEQDGHVQSSFVNAPSDVEFQCQWRGCGRTKKSVPPFPSVQRLARHVKEVHILKSHGRIIPPSERSRNYMASKGPTVLPPMETETSAAATQTSSLPATKQPEPMFVAVPPRPSRVLHSDAYLRYIEGLNVENRYISNWDKQMNANPDNTQIPDVTKLPAEWLGNGVGNHGNVVNALWTLRNMMMRDVLAINKTL; this is encoded by the exons ATGAACAAGCGGCGTAGAACGTCGTCGGTGGCGAGTCGCGGCACCGAGGACGACAGCGACGACGTCCCGCCCGAGCCAACGAAGAGGAGGAAAAAACTGGATCCT AGCGACCTGTGCCAACAACTGTACGATATACTTCGCAATCAGAAGAAGGAGGATGGATCCCTGTTGTGCGACGCGTTTATACGTGTCCCGAAACGCCGGCAGGAGCCGGGATACTACGAGGTTGTCTCCAATCCTATAGATCTGTTGAAAGTGCAGCAGAAGCTGAAAACGGACGAGTATCGCGATATGGACGACCTAGCCGCTGATATTCAGCTTATGGTGAACAACGCCAAAGCTTTCTACATG cgtACCTCCCCTGAATACAAAGATGCGACTGAACTGTGGGAACTGTGTGTAAATACTAAAAATCGTATCATGGAGGAGTACGAAGAGCCAGAACCTAAGGGAAAACTTATTCTAAAAGTTGGCAGattg GCGCGTAAAGTAACGACGCGACAAGACGATGCGGAAGATACTTCGGAAAGTTCTACGAATCTCGACGAGGAAACTATGCAGCTATTCGAAGATTTGTTTGCGGCGGTTATGACAGCGACTGATCCCACTGACAATAACAGACCTCTTCATATTATGTTTCAACTCAAACCGTCTAAAAAG CTTTATCCCGAATATTACGACGTCATCGAGACCCCGATCGATTTGAAGACCATCGCGAGGAAGATTCAAGAGGGTGCATATAGCTCACTCGGCGATATGGAGAAAGATCTAATGCTCATGTGCCGTAACGCCTGTCAATTTAACGAGCCTGGCTCGCAGATTTATAAGGATGCCAAACttttgaaaaagataattaccGCAGCCGCGAGAAGACAAGACGGCGGATTTGGCAATACCCTTAAGATCGCTACAACCGCACCGTCGACTAGAAGCAAAAGGGGCAGTCGTACCATGGCGCAGTCATTAATAGCACAAACTGCAGCATTACCCGACGAAGATGATGAGAGCGACGACGAGGAAGAAGAACCCGCTGAGACTGAGGAAGCTGATAATCCACAATGGCAATTATTTCAAACCATTCGGACAGCTCCTAATAATCAAG GTGTAAGGATGAGCGAATATTTTTGGAAGCTTCCATCAAAGAGATTATATCCTGATTACTATAAGATGATTAAAAATCCTATATCTTTATTACAAATACGTACAAAGATAAAG AAAGGCGAATATGGTACTGTTAGTGAAGTAGCTGGAGATATGAATATCATGTTTGAGAATGCTAAGAAATATAACATGCATACTTCTCGACTATACAAG TGTGCtgttaaattgcaaaaaataatgcaGGAGAAAGTACAAGAACTCTTAGAATTCGATCAG GACTCCGATTCGGATAGCGAATCCGAGAACAGTTTGCAGCAACCTAAATTGATTAAACGTGCGTCGAATTTGTTGACACGAGGGAAATACAAAGACAATATACCATTGAAGAAGAGATTGCACGCATTAGTCAAGTGTGTTATGGAATACGTT TGTGAAGACGGTCGGCAGCCTATGTTAATGTTTATGGAGAAGccttccaaaaaattatatccgGACTACTATCAAGTGATAGCGGAACCCATAGACATGCTGGCGATCGAAGCTAATATTAAAGTGGAGAAATATCAAAGCGAAAACGAATTGATACTGGATTTTAAG TTGATGTTTAATAATTGCCGTCAATACAACGAGGAAGGTTCATTGATATATGAAGACGCTAATACATTGGAGAAAGTTTTGATGGATAAGGTAAAAGAATTAGGACCCTTGCCGGATAATCCTAGATCCAAATCCACCGCATCGACCCCAACCAGAAACGTCGG GAGACCGAAAAAAGTGATACCGGTTCATCTGCAAAAATTACGAACCCTGTACGATACTATAAAAGACTACCACGATGCAAAAGGGAGGCAGTTATCtctaattttcatgaaattaccaaataaaaatgaatatccAGATTATTACGAGGTGATAAAGCAGCCTATACATATGGAGAAGATAGCTTCGACTTTGAAGAATAACGGATACGACAACTTGGACGAGTTGGTGtccgattttatattaatgtttgacAACGCTTGCAAGTATAACGAGCCGGACTCGCAAATATACAAG GACGCCTTGATACTTCAAAGATTAGTGCTGCAAAGTAAACTGCAACTGAGCGAGGATGAGGAGAGTGTACCTGACGTGTCGGCTGCCATCCAAGAGATCCTGGCGACGATATTTACCGCGCTTTACAATCATCAGGATGAGGAGGGAAGATGTTACTCCGATTCTATGGCAGAGCTGCCGGAGCACGATATCGTCGACGGCAAAAA ggtACGAGGGCTGTCGTTAGATCTGATTAAGAGGAGATTGGATCGAGGAGTTTACAAAAGGCTGGATCGATTTCAAGAAGACGTTTTCACATGCTTGGAGAGAGCACGGAGGTTATCGCGCACAGACTCGCAACCGTTCGAAGACAGCGTGGAACTCCAGGCATTTTTCCTACGCACTCGTGATGAAGTGACTCGCGGGGGAGAACTATTACAGTCGCCGGCGTTAAATTACACCCTCCTAGAGCTGTCTACTCAGGTAGCGGAACTTAAAAGGATAAAACAGCAGCAAGAATTGAATCTACCTAACGAAGACGAAAGTTGCGATGGAAATGAGACAAAG GACTCTGAAACAAATAcgaatgaaacaaataataccGATAATGGAGGTTCTATGAGTTTCAATCAAGAAGTATACAGGGCTGGTGACTTTACATACATCGAGCCTACGGAGAGGGGCATGGAATATAGCGTTGTTCTCATAGAAAGACTTTGGACCAACGCGGATGGCCAGCAGATGTTGTAcgggaatttattttatagaccCAGCGAAACGTATCACGTGGCATCACGAAAATTTCTGGACAAGGAATTATTTAAGAGCGACGCTCACGTAGCGGTACCCTTAGCGAAAGTAGCCGGCAGATGTTGCGTTCTAAGTGTAAAGGATTATTTTCGAATGCAGCCTGAAGGCTTCCAGGAAAAGGATGTTTACGTATGCGAATCACGTTACTCCACAAAAGCCCGAGCGTTCAAGAAGATCAAGGTCTGGAATTTCGATCCCGATCACTTGACTTTGGTTTCCAGAGAAAAACCATTAGAACCGAAACGAGTGATATCGGTGTATAAAGAACGATTGGAGAAACATAAAGAAGAAATCGCCGAGTTGGAGGAGggagaaaaattaatggaaaagGAAAGACCT AATGTGATACTATATAACCCGGAAGACACGGAGAACACGTATTACGAACAGTACAGCATGTGCGTGGGATCTGTGAAAACCGGCGATTTTGTTTACGTAGCGACAGACGGAGGCAGGCAACAAATAGCACAGGTCGATTCTATATGGTCAACCAAAGA CGGGAAGTGTTATTTCAAGGGCCCATGGTTATTGATGCCTACAGAAGTGCCACATGCGCctacgaaattattttataagcaaGAATTGTTTTTATCTACCGTAGATGGTACTCATCCCATAGTAGCTATTGTTGGAAAGTGTGCCGTCCTTGATTACGGAGACTATATATGTA GCAGACCGACGGAGATACCGGAGGACGACGTGTACATTTGCGAATCGTTTTACGACGAGAGTAAGAGCTTGATAAAAAAGTTTGGCCAAGAGGGTTTAAAGAAGTTCAATCACACGCCAGCGGTGACCGAAGACGAGATCTACTTCTTCCGAAGGTCCATTAATCCTGCGAAA GAAGCGTCACCATTGTTACCGAAGCTGGAACCAGATGTACTAAGCATGGGGGTAGGATTAGGAGTGGGAGTGGGAGTAGGAGTTGGGGAAGACAGCATGGATGCTGGTGGTCCACCATCCGTTGGATCTACGGAAGCTCAACCGGTGCTCTCCAATACTCAGACACCTGTGTCGACTAAGAAG AAAACGGCGGGTAAGAAATTAGTTACGGGCTATATTTTGTATTCGAGTAAAATGCGAACGCAGATTACACAAAACAATCCTGAATCGTCCTTCGGAGAGATTAGCAGAATTGTTGGCAACGag TGGAGGAAATTGCCGGCGGGAGAGAAGCAAGCATGGGAGGAGCGGGCGATCAAGATGAACGAGGACGGCGGCCAGCTGAAGGGCACGACTTCGGTGGGCACGAACTCCACGCAGGACGTCGTGTACGAGTGCTGCTGGGACAAGTGCGACTGGCAGTTCGAGGACATGACCGATTGCATCGATCACTGCATCGCGGAACAGGACGGTCATGTGCAATCGTCGTTCGTAAACGCTCCTAGCG ATGTGGAATTTCAGTGCCAGTGGCGTGGCTGCGGCCGAACGAAGAAATCTGTCCCGCCGTTCCCGAGTGTGCAGAGACTCGCGAGGCACGTTAAGGAGGTGCATATTCTCAAGTCGCACGGGCGCATAATACCACCTTCCGAGAGAAGCAG GAATTACATGGCCTCGAAAGGACCCACGGTACTGCCGCCGATGGAGACAg AAACTTCAGCTGCCGCAACTCAGACAAGCAGCTTGCCCGCCACTAAACAACCAGAGCCGATGTTCGTCGCGGTACCACCGAGACCAAGTCGCGTATTGCATTCGGACGCTTATCTGAG GTATATCGAGGGTCTAAACGTAGAGAATCGCTACATATCAAATTGGGATAAGCAGATGAACGCCAATCCGGATAATACGCAGATCCCCGATGTGACGAAACTACCGGCCGAGTGGCTGGGTAACGGCGTTGGGAACCATGGGAATGTGGTAAACGCCTTGTGGACACTCAGAAACATGATGATGCGGGATGTGTTAGCCatcaataaaactttatag